Proteins co-encoded in one Saprospira grandis genomic window:
- a CDS encoding class I SAM-dependent methyltransferase: protein MESSKANPNLADPVGERTLERFQLAKDFNYWMYQSIAPYCPSPCLEIGSGLGNISQHFIAIQKEICLTDLRPHYCSRLAKTFEGVVVKQLDLVAADFERQYAELIEQFASVYALNVVEHIEDDRQALENCCKLIRKGGNLVILVPAHQFLYNGLDEALGHYKRYSKKELRQLFEQLGLKVLKAQYWNAAAMAGWWWYGRIRKERELPASPLKRYNQLLPIIKFLDRCLLGQIGNSVLIVGQKN from the coding sequence ATGGAGTCTTCCAAAGCCAATCCTAATTTAGCAGATCCTGTAGGAGAGCGCACATTAGAGCGTTTTCAATTGGCGAAGGACTTTAATTATTGGATGTATCAGAGCATTGCCCCCTATTGTCCATCTCCTTGTTTAGAAATAGGGAGTGGTTTAGGGAATATCTCTCAGCATTTTATTGCGATCCAAAAAGAGATTTGTTTGACTGATTTGCGGCCGCATTACTGCAGTCGTTTAGCCAAGACTTTTGAGGGGGTAGTGGTAAAGCAGCTAGACCTAGTGGCGGCAGATTTTGAGCGACAATATGCAGAGTTGATAGAGCAATTTGCTTCTGTTTATGCACTAAATGTAGTAGAACACATAGAGGATGACCGGCAGGCTTTGGAAAATTGCTGCAAATTGATTCGAAAAGGGGGAAATCTGGTTATCTTAGTTCCTGCTCATCAGTTTCTGTATAATGGTCTAGATGAAGCTTTGGGCCATTATAAGCGCTACAGCAAAAAGGAATTGCGTCAGCTATTTGAACAACTGGGCCTAAAGGTGCTCAAGGCGCAATATTGGAATGCAGCAGCCATGGCGGGTTGGTGGTGGTATGGTCGAATTCGGAAAGAGAGAGAGCTGCCAGCAAGTCCCCTAAAACGTTACAATCAACTTTTACCAATTATTAAGTTCTTGGACCGTTGTCTTTTGGGGCAAATTGGTAATTCGGTGCTCATTGTGGGCCAAAAAAATTAA
- a CDS encoding glycosyltransferase family 2 protein, whose amino-acid sequence MEPQPKIKKLSIIIPAYNEGRTIHRILNKVRAVELPLGIAKEVVIVNDCSKDDTEEAIKRYQAAHPELPIQYLAHEVNKGKGAALHTGIEHASGEYLIIQDADLEYDPEEYNDLLKPVLSGFADIVYGSRFMGGNPHRILFFWHSIGNKFLTFLSNMFSNLNLTDMETCYKLFRTDIIQQIALKENRFGFEPEVTAKIARIPKIRIYEVGISYYGRTYEEGKKIGWRDGFRAIYCILKYNVFTAKRKMFKNGVFQSQS is encoded by the coding sequence ATGGAACCACAGCCAAAAATTAAGAAGCTGAGCATTATTATACCGGCCTACAATGAAGGTCGGACGATACATCGGATTTTGAACAAAGTGCGGGCCGTAGAACTGCCCCTAGGCATAGCCAAAGAAGTAGTGATTGTTAATGATTGTTCTAAGGATGATACAGAAGAAGCGATTAAGCGGTATCAGGCGGCTCATCCGGAGCTTCCTATTCAGTATTTGGCGCATGAGGTCAACAAAGGAAAAGGGGCGGCCTTGCATACGGGAATTGAGCATGCCTCGGGCGAGTACCTCATCATTCAGGATGCAGACTTAGAGTACGACCCCGAGGAATACAATGACTTGCTCAAGCCGGTGCTTTCTGGTTTTGCAGATATTGTTTATGGCTCTCGTTTTATGGGGGGCAATCCGCACCGAATCTTATTCTTTTGGCATAGCATCGGGAATAAGTTCCTGACCTTTCTGTCGAACATGTTTTCGAACTTGAATTTGACGGATATGGAAACCTGTTACAAACTGTTTCGGACCGATATTATTCAGCAAATTGCGTTGAAAGAAAACCGTTTTGGTTTTGAGCCAGAGGTAACGGCTAAAATTGCTCGTATCCCTAAAATCAGAATTTATGAAGTAGGGATTTCCTATTATGGGCGGACCTATGAGGAAGGGAAAAAAATTGGTTGGCGAGATGGATTTAGAGCCATCTATTGTATCTTGAAGTACAATGTTTTCACCGCCAAGCGAAAAATGTTTAAAAATGGAGTCTTCCAAAGCCAATCCTAA